Proteins encoded within one genomic window of Candidatus Binatia bacterium:
- a CDS encoding uroporphyrinogen-III synthase, whose translation MESGATTDTLAGCRILTFESRRREEFRSLLEHHGAAVVSAPALREIPLTDQGAPREFLERLRKQEIDALICLTGVGTTALIDSFADSERTEVLGHLREIPLIARGPKPVAALRKLGLEAKIRAPEPNTWKELLSTLDQQWPVQNKRLAIQEYGRPSRELNEGLQARGASVLPVPVYRWALPEDTAPLAAGLGALLAGEIDIAVFTTAVQLDHLLAFAGERRAELLAILRRSVDIASIGPTASAALAELKIPVGIVPIHPKLGYLTRAIVDHVARRRP comes from the coding sequence ATGGAGAGCGGAGCTACGACGGACACGCTCGCGGGCTGCCGGATCCTGACCTTCGAAAGCCGCCGTCGCGAGGAATTCCGGAGCCTGCTGGAGCATCACGGCGCCGCCGTGGTCTCGGCACCGGCACTGCGCGAGATCCCCCTGACCGATCAGGGCGCGCCCCGCGAATTTCTGGAGAGACTCCGTAAACAGGAAATCGATGCCCTGATCTGCCTGACGGGCGTCGGCACCACGGCCCTCATTGACTCCTTCGCCGACAGCGAACGCACCGAAGTCCTGGGCCACCTGCGCGAGATCCCCCTGATCGCCCGCGGTCCGAAACCGGTCGCCGCACTGCGCAAACTCGGACTCGAAGCGAAAATCCGGGCTCCGGAACCGAATACCTGGAAAGAGCTGCTGAGCACTCTGGATCAACAATGGCCGGTCCAAAACAAGCGTCTCGCCATCCAGGAATACGGACGACCCAGCCGCGAGCTCAACGAGGGCCTGCAAGCACGCGGGGCCAGCGTCCTGCCCGTTCCCGTCTACCGGTGGGCCTTGCCCGAAGATACCGCACCACTGGCGGCCGGCCTGGGTGCCCTGCTCGCCGGGGAAATCGATATCGCAGTGTTCACCACCGCGGTTCAGCTCGACCATCTGCTTGCGTTTGCCGGCGAAAGGCGCGCCGAGCTGCTCGCGATCCTGCGTCGGAGCGTGGATATTGCCAGCATCGGGCCGACCGCGAGTGCAGCGCTTGCCGAATTGAAGATCCCCGTAGGTATCGTGCCGATCCATCCAAAACTCGGCTACCTGACCCGCGCGATCGTCGACCACGTTGCCCGGCGCCGCCCGTAG
- the hemG gene encoding protoporphyrinogen oxidase: MSNSHSRVLILGGGLSGLAAAHRLQESAPGELEVRVLEASPHLGGVIRTDHIDDMLLEMGPDSMITEKPWALDLCRRLGIDQDLIPTQTRFRKTLVVRDGALLPLPEAFQMLAPAKILPFLRSPILSIPGRLRALLDIVIPRGGPPPGGDETLGSFVRRRFGKEMLQRMAQPLVGGIYTADPEKLSLATTLPRFLDLERNHRSVILGLRRQASQPTTQAASGARFNLFQAPRGGMGSLVDRLVEQLPAETIQRQTRATGIRREEDWVVTTTEGEWRADGLIVALPAPRAAEVLDEMDPALAADLASIPYASTAVAGLAYKRTDLARDPDFFGIIIPATEGSGIVAISVPSVKFEHRAPDDMVTLRVFLGGALAPTLLQKSDEELLSIAHTEVQNLLGARGEPVLQRLARWNESMPQYHAGHTLKVLGIEEKAARHEKFALAGNAYHGVGLPDAVHSGEQAADSLLARGITGRIIARKDDAR; this comes from the coding sequence ATGAGCAACTCGCACAGTCGCGTTCTCATTCTCGGTGGCGGCCTCTCCGGCCTCGCCGCTGCGCACCGCCTGCAGGAGTCGGCACCCGGCGAACTCGAAGTTCGTGTGCTCGAGGCGAGTCCGCATCTTGGCGGCGTGATCCGAACTGATCATATCGACGATATGCTTCTCGAGATGGGGCCGGACTCCATGATCACCGAGAAGCCATGGGCTCTGGACCTCTGTCGCCGACTGGGCATTGATCAGGACCTGATCCCGACCCAAACCCGCTTCCGGAAAACGCTCGTCGTTCGCGACGGCGCTCTCCTGCCGCTTCCCGAAGCTTTTCAGATGCTCGCGCCCGCGAAGATCCTTCCCTTCCTCCGCTCCCCGATCCTCTCCATCCCCGGCCGGTTGCGCGCCTTGCTGGATATCGTCATCCCCCGCGGTGGCCCCCCTCCAGGCGGAGACGAGACTCTCGGATCCTTTGTGCGTCGGCGATTCGGCAAGGAAATGCTGCAGCGGATGGCCCAGCCCCTCGTCGGAGGGATCTATACGGCCGATCCGGAAAAGCTCTCACTCGCCACCACTCTGCCGCGCTTTCTCGATCTCGAACGGAACCACCGCAGCGTGATCCTCGGCTTGCGGCGGCAGGCGAGCCAGCCCACCACACAGGCCGCCAGTGGTGCCCGGTTCAATCTCTTTCAGGCCCCCCGCGGCGGCATGGGATCTCTTGTCGACCGGCTCGTGGAACAATTGCCCGCCGAAACCATTCAGCGGCAAACTCGCGCAACTGGCATTCGACGCGAAGAGGATTGGGTGGTGACGACCACCGAGGGCGAGTGGCGTGCCGACGGACTGATCGTCGCCCTGCCCGCCCCGCGTGCGGCCGAAGTTCTCGACGAAATGGATCCGGCGCTCGCCGCGGACCTGGCCAGCATCCCTTACGCGTCGACCGCCGTCGCCGGACTCGCCTACAAGCGCACAGACCTCGCTCGTGATCCCGATTTCTTCGGCATCATTATTCCCGCCACCGAAGGAAGCGGGATTGTCGCGATATCGGTGCCCAGTGTGAAATTCGAGCATCGCGCACCGGACGATATGGTCACGTTGCGGGTCTTTCTCGGCGGCGCTCTGGCACCCACGCTGCTACAGAAAAGCGACGAGGAACTGTTGTCGATTGCGCACACCGAAGTGCAGAACCTCCTCGGGGCCCGGGGCGAACCCGTGCTGCAGAGGCTCGCACGATGGAACGAGTCGATGCCGCAATACCACGCCGGCCATACGCTGAAGGTCCTCGGCATCGAAGAAAAAGCTGCTCGCCACGAAAAGTTTGCACTTGCCGGTAACGCCTATCATGGTGTGGGCTTGCCAGATGCCGTCCATAGTGGGGAACAAGCAGCGGATTCTTTGCTGGCGCGCGGAATTACGGGGCGCATCATTGCCCGCAAGGACGATGCCCGATGA
- a CDS encoding VOC family protein: MIESIDHIIFAVEDLAAAATDLQGLLGREPSWKGEHPGYGTANILFRFEKIYVELLAAVGEGPVADSVREHLASQGEGVFAVALRTADAASCVEVLRSRGLSPSDPMEGAGATADGRERRWKNIFLPRDETLGVNVFVIEHLTPNDLLPESRVCHEGSVAGIDHVVILSADADRTRDLYRDIFGLRLALDREFPDWGARQLFFKVDGVVLEVGASLKKEPDPAKPDEFWGICWRTLAIDQAHARLTQSGWDVSGVRSGRKPGTRVCTVRSGTHGVATLLLATEPRSAKTSPQTDK; this comes from the coding sequence ATGATTGAGTCGATTGACCATATCATATTTGCTGTCGAGGATTTGGCGGCCGCCGCAACCGATCTTCAGGGGTTGCTCGGGCGCGAGCCGTCCTGGAAGGGCGAGCACCCAGGATATGGCACCGCCAATATTCTGTTCCGCTTCGAGAAAATTTATGTGGAACTTCTCGCTGCGGTCGGCGAAGGCCCGGTGGCGGACAGCGTCAGAGAGCATCTGGCCAGTCAGGGCGAGGGTGTTTTTGCGGTTGCTTTGCGCACGGCCGATGCGGCTTCGTGTGTGGAGGTGCTGCGTAGCCGCGGGTTGTCACCTTCGGACCCCATGGAAGGGGCAGGTGCGACTGCAGACGGAAGAGAGCGGCGGTGGAAGAATATTTTTCTGCCTCGCGACGAGACTCTCGGCGTGAATGTTTTTGTGATCGAGCATCTGACCCCGAACGATCTCCTGCCCGAGTCGCGCGTCTGCCACGAAGGCTCCGTGGCCGGTATCGATCATGTGGTGATTCTCTCCGCGGATGCCGATCGCACCCGAGACCTTTATCGGGATATTTTCGGACTTCGGCTGGCTCTGGACCGGGAGTTTCCCGATTGGGGTGCCCGCCAACTCTTCTTCAAGGTAGACGGTGTCGTGTTGGAAGTCGGCGCTTCCCTCAAGAAGGAACCGGACCCTGCAAAGCCGGACGAGTTCTGGGGCATTTGTTGGCGAACGCTCGCGATTGATCAGGCACACGCCCGGCTGACGCAATCCGGCTGGGACGTCTCGGGGGTTCGTTCGGGGCGGAAGCCCGGGACGAGGGTCTGCACCGTTCGCAGCGGTACCCACGGGGTTGCGACCCTGCTTCTGGCAACCGAGCCTCGGAGTGCAAAAACGTCGCCGCAGACGGACAAGTAG
- the yacG gene encoding DNA gyrase inhibitor YacG, which yields MRSVKCPSCGGSSGWEVSPRGPFCSDRCRLADLGSWLEGDYAIAGDNAEVPEVADEDGT from the coding sequence ATGAGATCCGTCAAATGTCCCTCATGCGGTGGATCCTCCGGGTGGGAAGTTTCTCCACGCGGTCCTTTTTGCTCCGACCGTTGTCGATTGGCCGATCTGGGATCCTGGCTTGAAGGGGACTACGCAATCGCCGGCGACAACGCAGAAGTTCCGGAAGTTGCTGACGAGGATGGCACCTGA
- a CDS encoding glutathione S-transferase family protein, which translates to MNNAPSQKTLTFMGAPGSPYTRKMRAVLRYRHIPSRMIQQMSAEHKSRPQPRIPLLPTFYLPDAEGNEVAVTDSTPLIRRFEQEYAGRSIVPDNPVLAMLNDMLEDFGDEWLTKAMFHYRWAFQADVDKAASILPRWIKTNASDEEVAPLSKFIADRQIERLSYVGSNPITAPVIEEGYRRFLKLFSAHLAGTPFLFGDRPASADFALYGQLTCLVLFDPTPMAICVKEEPRVYAWVEHMEDLSGVEPASGDWVQPEALGPTFHALLCEFGRVYAPYLLANAEAVASGAEKVETTIDGAAWEQNPFPYQKKCLQVLRDSRKSMTPKDREALDQILSGTGAEVIFAE; encoded by the coding sequence ATGAACAACGCACCGTCACAAAAGACTCTGACTTTCATGGGAGCCCCCGGGTCCCCCTATACGCGCAAGATGAGAGCCGTTTTGCGCTACCGGCACATCCCCTCCCGCATGATTCAGCAGATGAGCGCCGAACATAAATCACGTCCGCAGCCTCGCATCCCGCTGCTGCCCACCTTCTACCTTCCCGATGCCGAGGGAAATGAGGTCGCCGTCACGGATTCCACACCTCTGATCCGCCGGTTCGAGCAGGAGTATGCGGGCCGCAGCATCGTCCCGGACAATCCTGTTCTCGCCATGCTCAACGATATGCTCGAGGATTTCGGCGACGAATGGCTGACCAAAGCGATGTTTCATTACCGCTGGGCGTTTCAGGCCGACGTGGACAAGGCCGCATCCATCCTGCCCCGGTGGATCAAGACCAACGCCAGCGACGAGGAAGTCGCGCCACTTTCCAAATTTATCGCCGACCGGCAAATCGAGCGGCTGAGCTACGTTGGCTCCAACCCGATCACAGCCCCGGTCATCGAAGAGGGCTACCGTCGTTTTCTGAAACTCTTCTCCGCTCATCTGGCGGGCACCCCATTCCTGTTCGGCGACCGGCCCGCTTCCGCTGACTTTGCCCTCTATGGCCAACTGACCTGCCTGGTGCTCTTTGATCCGACTCCCATGGCGATCTGTGTGAAAGAAGAACCGCGGGTATATGCATGGGTCGAGCATATGGAGGACCTCAGCGGCGTCGAACCCGCCTCCGGCGATTGGGTGCAACCCGAAGCGCTCGGGCCGACTTTCCATGCCTTGCTCTGCGAGTTCGGCCGCGTCTATGCGCCGTATCTGCTGGCCAATGCCGAGGCCGTCGCCTCTGGCGCCGAGAAGGTCGAGACCACCATCGACGGCGCGGCATGGGAGCAAAACCCGTTTCCCTATCAAAAAAAATGTCTGCAGGTGCTGCGCGACAGCCGGAAATCCATGACACCGAAGGACCGCGAAGCTCTGGATCAAATCCTCTCGGGTACCGGAGCCGAGGTGATTTTCGCCGAGTAG
- the lpxA gene encoding acyl-ACP--UDP-N-acetylglucosamine O-acyltransferase has product MGIPRIHPRAEIDSHAELAPDVEVGPFAVIERDVVIGAGTRILAGAHIRAHTTLGCGNLVRDHAVLGGDPQDLGYKGAVTMSRIGDRNIFAEGVTIHRGTAAGSETVIGNDCFFMANSHAAHNCIVQDHVILANGAMLGGHSTVGERAFVSGNVAVHQNVRVGRLSMLSGVGSFTVDVPPFALVSDRNRLRGMNSVGVRRAGIPRDAVKGLRGAFRDLFQQRRNLTLAREELVARGGLGPEVLELLDFIESSVRGVCRMS; this is encoded by the coding sequence ATGGGCATTCCTCGAATTCACCCGCGAGCTGAAATCGATTCGCACGCCGAGCTTGCCCCCGATGTCGAAGTCGGGCCCTTTGCGGTCATTGAACGCGATGTGGTGATTGGCGCAGGAACCCGAATTCTCGCGGGGGCTCATATTCGCGCGCACACAACGCTGGGCTGCGGAAACCTCGTCCGCGACCATGCTGTCCTCGGTGGGGATCCACAGGACCTGGGCTACAAAGGCGCGGTGACGATGTCCCGGATCGGCGATCGAAATATTTTCGCGGAAGGTGTGACGATTCATCGCGGGACGGCCGCAGGCAGTGAAACGGTTATCGGTAACGACTGCTTTTTCATGGCCAACAGCCACGCGGCTCATAATTGCATCGTTCAGGACCATGTGATTCTCGCCAATGGGGCAATGTTGGGCGGCCATTCTACGGTGGGTGAACGAGCTTTTGTCTCCGGAAATGTGGCGGTCCACCAGAACGTCCGTGTCGGTCGGTTATCGATGTTGAGCGGCGTGGGTTCATTTACTGTGGATGTACCCCCGTTTGCGCTGGTCTCGGATCGTAACCGCTTGCGGGGCATGAACAGCGTCGGCGTGCGCCGAGCCGGAATCCCCCGCGATGCCGTCAAAGGTCTGCGGGGTGCGTTTCGTGATCTTTTTCAACAGCGACGCAACTTGACCCTCGCTCGGGAGGAGTTGGTCGCCCGAGGCGGGCTTGGGCCAGAGGTTCTGGAACTATTGGATTTTATTGAAAGCTCCGTACGCGGTGTTTGCAGAATGTCATGA
- a CDS encoding wax ester/triacylglycerol synthase family O-acyltransferase, with protein sequence MAYNFERLSAQDHSFLVFEKGGVHMHISATQIFEAGPMRTAEGGIDVEAFRRATAAVLHQIPRYRQKLKWIPIEGRPVWIDDHTFNLDYHIRHTSLPRPGGMEQLKHLSARIMSQPLDRSRPLWESWLVEGLEGGDKFAIITKIHHCMVDGTSGVDLTHILLSTGPDQVPGEPRPYVPRPEPSSMDLLRESMIRNVTLPLKAAQGLRTLARETKDLGQEVGLRIQAVSDLIGLAVRGADDTPINGKLGPHRRFDWLSMPLDDVKRVSKKIGCTVNDVVLATVSGAIRDFLVYRRVEPAGLEFRVSAPVSMRRGEDKGKLGNSVSSWIIPLPIERADPLERVQAINEITKELKSSKQALGVEMMMAMAELSPSMLLSLGARAASGPINMIVTNVPGPQIPLYLLGAKLVEMYPLVPLMENTGIGVALFSYDGKLCWGFNAEYQMVADLRVFVKLVDSSFRELAAAAGVETSTPPEAALSSVATAGGASENPR encoded by the coding sequence ATGGCGTATAACTTCGAAAGATTATCGGCTCAGGACCACTCGTTTCTCGTCTTCGAGAAGGGCGGCGTGCATATGCACATCTCCGCCACCCAGATTTTCGAAGCCGGCCCCATGCGCACCGCCGAGGGCGGGATCGATGTGGAAGCTTTCCGCCGTGCCACGGCAGCGGTCCTGCATCAAATTCCTCGTTACCGGCAGAAACTGAAATGGATTCCGATCGAAGGACGTCCGGTGTGGATCGACGACCATACCTTCAATCTCGATTACCACATTCGCCATACCTCGCTGCCGCGCCCTGGTGGGATGGAGCAACTCAAACACCTGTCCGCTCGGATCATGTCGCAACCGCTGGATCGCTCTCGTCCCCTCTGGGAAAGTTGGCTGGTCGAGGGACTCGAAGGCGGCGATAAATTCGCCATCATCACCAAGATTCATCATTGCATGGTGGACGGAACCTCCGGGGTCGATCTGACCCATATCCTACTGTCGACCGGCCCCGATCAGGTACCGGGAGAGCCGCGCCCCTACGTGCCGCGCCCCGAGCCGAGTTCCATGGATCTACTCCGGGAATCCATGATTCGAAATGTCACCCTGCCCTTGAAAGCAGCGCAGGGACTCCGCACTCTGGCTCGCGAGACCAAAGACCTTGGCCAGGAGGTCGGCCTGCGAATTCAGGCGGTCTCCGACCTGATCGGGCTCGCCGTTCGTGGGGCAGACGATACCCCCATCAATGGCAAGCTGGGGCCGCATCGTCGCTTCGACTGGCTTTCCATGCCTCTCGACGACGTCAAACGCGTCAGCAAGAAAATTGGTTGTACAGTGAACGACGTGGTTCTGGCCACGGTCAGCGGGGCGATTCGCGATTTCCTCGTCTACCGACGCGTGGAACCAGCCGGATTGGAATTTCGTGTTTCGGCCCCGGTGAGTATGCGGCGCGGCGAAGACAAGGGGAAATTGGGAAACTCCGTATCCTCGTGGATCATTCCCCTCCCGATCGAGCGCGCGGATCCGCTGGAGCGGGTTCAGGCGATCAATGAAATCACCAAAGAACTTAAAAGCTCGAAACAAGCGCTTGGCGTTGAAATGATGATGGCCATGGCTGAGTTGAGTCCCTCGATGCTGCTTTCGTTGGGCGCTCGTGCTGCTTCGGGGCCGATCAATATGATCGTGACCAACGTGCCCGGGCCGCAGATCCCGCTCTATTTACTGGGCGCGAAACTGGTCGAAATGTATCCGCTGGTGCCGCTGATGGAAAATACAGGGATCGGTGTCGCCCTTTTCAGCTACGATGGAAAGCTCTGCTGGGGATTCAATGCGGAGTATCAAATGGTCGCCGATCTGCGCGTATTCGTTAAATTGGTGGACTCGTCATTCCGGGAACTCGCTGCCGCCGCCGGCGTCGAGACATCCACCCCTCCCGAGGCAGCATTATCGTCTGTGGCGACCGCCGGGGGGGCCAGCGAGAACCCTCGCTAG
- the hemE gene encoding uroporphyrinogen decarboxylase, whose product MSHVELPFIAACRREAVPHTPVWLMRQAGRYLPEYRAIREKMGFLDLCKTPEIATEVTVQPIERFGMDAAILFADILLPLEPLGLGLSFEKGDGPALARPIRDVAHVHQLPEVDVEDSLSFVFDTVRGVRERLGGKTALIGFAGAPFTLASYAIEGGGSRNYLETKRFMYSEPEAWEELMRKLVKVTVDYLNGQVAAGAQAIQVFDSWVGHLAPEDYEKAILPHMRDLFSRLDRSVPTIYFGTGTPGILELIASAGSDVVGVDWRIRMDEAWRRIGHDRAVQGNLDPLLLFAPLDTLRARVKQILDETEGRPGHIMNLGHGILPQTPIDAVRCFVDTVHELSAR is encoded by the coding sequence GTGAGTCACGTTGAACTTCCTTTTATTGCCGCATGTCGCCGCGAGGCAGTCCCCCATACCCCCGTCTGGCTGATGCGTCAGGCAGGCCGATACCTCCCGGAATACAGGGCGATTCGGGAAAAAATGGGCTTTCTGGACCTGTGTAAAACGCCGGAAATTGCGACCGAAGTCACCGTCCAGCCCATCGAGCGCTTCGGCATGGATGCCGCGATCCTTTTCGCCGACATTCTGCTCCCTCTCGAACCTCTGGGGCTGGGCCTCTCCTTCGAAAAGGGCGACGGACCGGCCCTCGCGCGGCCCATCCGCGATGTGGCCCATGTGCACCAGCTGCCCGAGGTCGACGTGGAGGACTCGCTTTCCTTTGTTTTCGACACCGTTCGCGGCGTGCGCGAGCGCCTCGGGGGAAAGACGGCCTTGATCGGGTTTGCCGGGGCACCCTTCACGCTCGCCTCCTATGCCATCGAAGGCGGCGGATCTCGCAACTATCTCGAAACCAAGCGCTTCATGTATTCCGAACCGGAAGCTTGGGAAGAATTGATGCGAAAATTGGTGAAAGTGACCGTCGACTACCTCAATGGTCAGGTGGCCGCCGGAGCGCAGGCCATCCAGGTATTCGACAGCTGGGTCGGACACCTGGCTCCCGAAGACTATGAGAAGGCCATCCTGCCTCATATGCGAGACCTTTTCTCGCGACTGGATCGCTCGGTTCCGACCATCTACTTCGGCACGGGAACTCCGGGAATTCTGGAGCTGATCGCCTCGGCCGGCAGTGATGTCGTCGGCGTCGACTGGCGGATTCGCATGGATGAAGCCTGGCGAAGAATCGGGCATGATCGTGCCGTGCAGGGAAACCTGGACCCTCTCCTTCTGTTCGCCCCACTCGATACCCTGCGAGCCCGGGTCAAACAGATTCTCGACGAGACCGAGGGCCGGCCCGGACATATCATGAACCTCGGCCACGGAATCCTTCCCCAGACGCCCATTGATGCCGTGCGCTGCTTTGTCGACACGGTCCATGAATTGAGCGCCAGATGA